One window of the Parambassis ranga unplaced genomic scaffold, fParRan2.1 scaffold_68_arrow_ctg1, whole genome shotgun sequence genome contains the following:
- the LOC114431312 gene encoding DNA-directed RNA polymerase II subunit RPB1-like produces the protein MLQHNGQLHGHCPKDSHCPTDPNCPQSLHSPSHCPTDPNCPQSLPLSHRPQLSTVPPIVPQTPTVHSPSTVPPTVPQTPTVHSPSHCPTDPNCPQSLPLSHRPQLSTVPPTIPQTPTVHSPSHCPTDPNCPQSLPLSHRPQLSTVPPTVPQTPTVHSPSHCPTDSHCPTDSHCPQTPTVPRSLPLSTDSHCPQTPTVPGPSHCPQSPHCPRSLPLSHRPPLSTVPRTVPQTPTVPQTPTVHSPSGPCPHRKLWWKQRFWFI, from the coding sequence ATGCTTCAGCACAATGGACAGCTCCATGGACACTGTCCCAAAGACTCCCATTGTCCCACAGACCCCAACTGTCCACAGTCCCTCCACAGTCCCTCCCACTGTCCCACAGACCCCAACTGTCCACAGTCCCTCCCACTGTCCCACAGACCCCAACTGTCCACAGTCCCTCCCATTGTCCCACAGACCCCAACTGTCCACAGTCCCTCCACAGTCCCTCCCACTGTCCCACAGACCCCAACTGTCCACAGTCCCTCCCACTGTCCCACAGACCCCAACTGTCCACAGTCCCTCCCACTGTCCCACAGACCCCAACTGTCCACAGTCCCTCCCACTATCCCACAGACCCCAACTGTCCACAGTCCTTCCCACTGTCCCACAGACCCCAACTGTCCACAGTCCCTCCCACTGTCCCACAGACCCCAACTGTCCACAGTCCCTCCCACTGTCCCACAGACCCCAACTGTCCACAGTCCCTCCCACTGTCCCACAGACTCCCACTGTCCCACAGACTCCCACTGTCCACAGACTCCCACTGTCCCACGGTCCCTCCCACTGTCCACAGACTCCCACTGTCCACAGACTCCCACTGTCCCCGGTCCCTCCCACTGTCCACAGTCCCCCCACTGTCCCCGGTCCCTCCCACTGTCCCACAGACCCCCACTGTCCACGGTCCCTCGCACTGTCCCACAGACTCCCACTGTCCCCCAGACCCCCACTGTCCACAGTCCTTCTGGTCCCTGTCCCCACAGGAAGCTGTGGTGGAAGCAGCGTTTCTGGTTCATTTGA